The Elaeis guineensis isolate ETL-2024a chromosome 12, EG11, whole genome shotgun sequence sequence TTCTACCTCAAAAGTCTTGAAAAAGTCAAGTAGAGCTAGAATGGGTGCTGAACTCAACTTCTCCTTTATCAACTCGAAGCTCCTTTGGGCTGCTTCAGTCCATTtgaattctcctcctttcttgatgcattcagtgataggagcaagaatagtgctgaagttcctcacaaacctccgataaaaggatgctaggccatgAAAACTCCTCACTTCAGATATATTAGTAGGAACAGGCCACTCCTTGATCGCTTTCACCTTTTCCTCATCAACTTCCACTCCATGTTGTGACACAACATAGTCAAGAAAGACTATGCGATCTTGACAAAAATGATACTTTTTGAGGTTGCCATATAGCTTCTCTTATCGCAGAACCTCAAAAACACCTCTGAGGTGCTCCATATGCTCTTCTTGATTCCTGCTAAAAAtcagaatatcatcaaaatatacaaCCACAAAATCATCAATAAACTTACGCAGCACATGATTCATCAATCTCATGAATGTGCTAGGCGCATTGGACAAGCCAAATGGCATGACCATCCACTCGTACAATCCGAATTTGGTCTTGAATGCGGTCTTCCATTCATCACCTTCCTTCATGCGAATCTGGTGGTATCCGCTCTTAAGGTCTATTTTTAAGAAGACCTTAGCTCCATGCAACTCATCAAGCATATCGTCCAGTCGCGGGATTGGATAgcgatattttattatgatcttGTTTATCGCCCTACTATCCATGCACATCCGCATAGATCCATCCTTCTTTGGTACCAACAGAGCTGGTACTGAACATGGGCTCATAGACTCCCTCACATAACCCTTCTCCAAAAGATCCACAACTTGCCGTTGTAACTCCTTGGCCTTCTCGGGATTGCATCTATAGGCTGGTCTATTTGGTAGGGCAAACCCTGAAATGAGATCAATCTGATGCTTGATCCCTCTGATTGGTGGCAATCCTTTTGGTAACTCTTCCGGGAATATATCTGTAAATTTCTCTAAAATCTCCTTCATTTGCGATGGAAGGGAGACTTCTTCACCTGGAACCTGCTTGgctacaagaacaaaaataattttatggttAGTCAAAACTCGCTTCACTTCTCCCTTGTTGGCAAACAGGTTCTCTTTCTTACCCTTTTCGATCACAAGCTGATCCTTCTGGACCTGTTGCGGGCTAAGTGGTGCCAACACTATGTTCTTCCTGTTCTTGATAAATGAATAGATATTTTTGAAGCCATCATGAATAGCCCTCCGATCGTACTGCCAAGGCCTTCCCAAAAGAAGATGGCTGACTTTCATAGAAATCACATCGCAAATAACCTCATCTTTGTAGGACTTGCCAATAGAGAAAGGTACTACAACCTGCTTTGTAACCTTCACATCACCATCGTCAGTAAGCCATTACAATCTATAGGGACGGGGATGCTTAATAGTCACCAGATTAAGTTTTTTTACCAAAATAGTGGAAGCCACATTGGTACAACTACCCCCATCAATGATAACACCACAtaccttatcatggatggtgcaccTGGTATGGAAGATGTTTTCGTGCTGCTCATCATCCACTTTGGCTTGTAGGTTCAGGTTGCGGTGAATAACCAATAGTTCTCCTTCATCTGCAAACTTCACATAATCTTCTTCTACCTTTTCCAAAATAGCCTCATCTTCactttcaatttcttcttgtgactcCCGAATGAACATCACCCTCTTATTTGGACATTCAGAGGCTATATGACCATAACCAAGATACTTGAAACACTTGATATCTCGGCTTCGTCTGAGAGGTTGTGAATTTTccaccttctctttttctttagccGCATCTGTGACTTGCTTGTTAGAATCACCTTTTTCTACTTGTTTTGAAACTGCCTTAGGGACGAACCATGGTGATAAGGAAGACGAGTTGGTAGTCTTACTCGGCTTACTTGCACCGTGCTTGCGCTGTCTCTCCACCTTAACAGCAagtttgatcacatcatcaagaAACACATAAGATTGCAACTCCACCGTATCAGCAATCTCCTTGTTCAAGCCTCTTAAGAACCTTGCAATGGTCTGTTCTTGAGGTTCTCGCAAATCGCATCTCATCATCAGCATCTCAAATTCTTTGACATAATTCTCAACACACATCCCCCCTTGTCTCAAGCTTTGTAACTTGATGTACAGTTCCTGCTTATAATATTGAGGGACAAATCGCTTCTTCATGATCCGCTTCATAAGCCTCCAGTTTTGGATCTTCTCTTCTCCATCCCTCCTACGCTGAGTTTTCACATTCTCCCACCAAAGATTAGCGTAATCAGTGAATTCAAGGGCagcaaatttatatttttttacctcagaatagtcttgacattcaaagaccttctccaCATGTTACACCCATTCCAGATATTCTTCGAGTAAGCTGGTTCCTTTAAAGGATGAGATCCTCATCTTAATATTGTCTCCTGAactcctttgttgccgcctttgCCATGGGTGTTCCTCCATACCATCATCATCTCCGGGTTCGTCATACTTCTCTTCATCATCGCGATCAACTCGTCGTGGTGCTGGATGGCTATGCCACTGTGGTGGTGGGGGAAGTGTTGCCAACCGCTCAAATGCTTGTGTTAGGCGATTAAGTTGCTCCATCATCTCTTCTTGACGCCACTGGAGCCCCATAATCTGAGCTTGTTCTAGACTCATGCCTCTAGAAATAACAGGGGCCTCGTCTCCTCCAGACATGATTGGATGTCAAACATTCcctcaagctctgataccaaactgatgtgTCCAGACCTGAATAACTATCTTATGTAGGTAAGAGCAAAGATTGGagcacaagaaaagaaaaagaaagaaatctttgaaatctgattgataagaaaattgccacaatcagatcacaaaggggtagaacgccacactcaagaaaagaagaaagtgaatgATAAGTTCTAAGGTTCATAACTCGCCACTAATACAcaggggttagataagagaactcagcaacactcattttcattcattgaaatctgaattgaatacataggtcgtctccctttatatagataagagagggaacataagacaataatagaatttgattatcatagaaatgatggtggctatatcttgctacaaaaaaaatgatagtggccgtatcttactactatggaaatgatggtggctggagatcatggtgaattaggaagaacaaaaacaagcttctaaactcggccctttctcaagcaataatttctttcaaattcctgccaaatctgattcgcaccacaTCATCTTTCTACGCACGTGAgtaaaatcatcaatttggctcttggatctgtatatggcatgtgatcatctctttcttcataaTGGTGTACATCACTTCTAGTCCAACAACTACAAGGACTAACAAGGAAGAGAAAGTACAGCAGCAACCAAGAGTTTAGAGATCGCAATGAAGAAGGGATAAAAGCAACAGCACAGCCAAGTAGATGCCCGGTAAAGGACCTGGAGATTCTCCAACTTAAGAAGTCAGCTATTTGAGTTACCTGTTGACAAAGAAAGCAGACATTTCAATCTATACCAAACTTTTCAAAAAGTAGTTAAATCCTTGTGATCAAAAAGAGTAGATCAGCCGTTGAGGAGATGAATGATTTTGAAAATAATGGTGGAAGGCGACGAGCAGCATCTGAGAAAATACAAGCATTTTGTTGTTGCCAACAGCTCCATATAACAGCAGCAGTTAGCATAAGAATAACAGGCTTTAATTCCTTTAAAAAATGACTCCTTTTTCCATTTTGGGCAGTTGTCCCGAAGGTCTACTTTACAGGGCAGGACTCCAAGAGGTGAGGCCAAGGTATTCCAAATATCAGCAGCAAATGGACAGGTAATTAGGAGATGTATGACTGATTTACCCACTTTCTTTGACAGAACCTCTCTAGTGTTTAGTTTATTCACAAGGCTTAGTCAAAGACAACATCTTTACTTTTGAAGGGGCTTTAATATTCCACGGAGTAGCAGCCAAATACCATTTGACACCCCTCGAATTAATGAagcaagaaagagaagagaaggagaagcCACCTGAAACATTCACCGGGCAATTGATGGAATCCTGAGTTGCACCCAGCTGAAAACCCTCAAGAAAAGCTTTTTACTGTTCAATCTCCCTTTGAGCTTCGATGGAAAGAGTCGAAGTGCATCCGAAACTCCATGACTTGGACCTGAAACTGAAAAACTTTTCTCAGAAAGTGTTGGCACTTTAGATTTCAGAGCATGCACTGAATACCAAAGAAACAACGCTGCTGAAGGTATATTAAGCTATAGTGCTCTTGGTGAAGCATTCTTCCAAAAAATTCGCATGCAGCAAGACTGGTGTGGCAGTTGCAATTTAAGgagttgaaaaaaatataaaaaaggaaaaaagtggAAGGAAAACTGGCATTAGAGGATGTGAGCTTGCAACACCATAACAACGTACGTGATATATTGTGAAAGGTCTAGCCGTGTTGACAAGTGATTGGCTGTGGAGGAAACTAAATGTGCTAGACTTGCAAAGGCACTATGTATATATGCTGAATGTATAAGAGATCGTTCAGTTAAGTTTATCCTAATGCCCATAACCTAGctttcaaaagaagaagaaaaagatattgTAAATTGTATAAAGGAACGGCATGTAACAAGAGTTATGCTGGTTGAAATGACCCAGTTCATTGAGGATGAAAAAGCCATGTGCTTTCTTTTGGTGCGACATCACGACACAACATTTAAATATATCGATGCAAGGACCACTCTCATTCTTTTTCCTGACATTCCTAAACATTACATTTGGTACTGACTTAACAATATTTTCAAAATGATGTTTCAGATGATCAATTAAGAATAGATTTCCACAACAATTGATGTTGAAATCCCTGACATCATAGTGAAAGAACATCTAGATGCCTTCAATCCACCTCCAAGTATATTGTTTTCACACTATTCATAAACAGTGGCGGTGATTGAATCTCAAATTAATCTCATAACGAATGAAATGTAACTTATATTTGTTGAGGCGTATTCCAGTAAGTGTTATTTTAATTATACAGTTTTCATGATGATACAAAAATTTCTACCATAATAATGAAGTAATATCATGCTTAAATTTCTTTTCCGGAGAAGATGATATGTTAGCAGAATAATGACAGCAACGCCAGAGACTGCCTATCTTTCTTGATTTCCACCTTTGGATGGAAATTACCTGAATTTGATGAAGCATGCAATCACTATATTGATGACATTCCTTGTAACTCAGAAGGCTGTCTTCCACCATTCCAGATCACATTGTTGGTAATGAGTAATTTTACCTAGTTAAGATTAACACTTGAGTTATAACCATCCACCATATAAGAACGAAGTGCCAGCACTAGGTACGGTCACCTCCTGTTTATGATTCAATTATCACATGCTCCGTAGTCTTACGTCCGATGTACCTGATTACATCCTGATAAATTCGTTGCATTTTAAAATAATCATTGCTAACCTTTTTATCTTATGGACACTTCAATATAGGTTTATAATTTAAAACAGAGTAAACTCCTAAACAGTAATACATGGCCAGACCTGAGATGAGCTTCATCAACATCTATCAGTCATACGAGTCCCAAGAGTCAtctattaacttaattgatctcaGCTCACTTCTAGTTTATTTTCTTGCTCATAACATCGCATAAAGGTGCCTTTCCATCAATTAAACACCAACCTGAAAGGCTGAAACTCCAAAGCGGCTCCTAGAATAAAAAATGCCCGCAGAAAAAGGATACACCAGGGTCAAACCTGTTTCACCAAGAAAGAACAAGAGGAACCATTATCAAAACATGTACCAGCAATTTCATACCCCGAGAGCGAACACTAAGCAACAAAACTTCCttgataatataattattaatcttAACCAGAATTGACCATGATTTGCCGCAAAGGCCCAACACAAACTCTATAGTAATTAAGAATACCCACCATACTTATCAAAAGCAAATTCAGCAAAGAGCTTTTTAGGGCATATCCACAGATTTCCCATGCACAGCGACCATCCGGAAAATAGGCAAAAGAAACAGGAGCCACATGATGAAATCAAAAAATCTGGCTTCCCGCCACCACCCATCGCCGGTTTGATTCGAACTTTAACGACCAAACGAGAACACGATGCGCGACTCCAGAGGACATGCGCGCTAAAGAGCTAACAGTGCAACATGTGACAAGGTACCAAGTCACAAATTTTTCTTCGACAGATGCCTCCATTTCAACGGCTCATTAGTGGAGGCCGTTGCAGAGGTCACATCAAATTAAAATGAGAGCAGGCACCTTCGGTTAACCAAGTCAATGGTTGGCTACGAACCAGATACGTTCAATAAAGTTGAGAATCCCACTACTTTCATCCCAAAGCTAGAGAAGCAACACAGAGAAGACCTAGTGGCATCACAAAGCTAGAGACATTCAACCAAGAGTTACACAAAACGAATATCATATACCAACAGCACAAAACTTCCCTGTTCccattaaaggatagaagaacgTGGCTTGTATATAACATATAGAACAAACAACAATTCACTGCTAGAAAAAATTGACATATTTCTAGCCCAGTCACAACATCACCAGACTATTCCAGCCCAAGCAGCATTAAATGATTCAAATACAGATAAAAACAATTTCAGAATTGACCACCAATATTAGAGATGAGGACACACAGAGAGATCCATATATTGCACCAAAATCAGCTCAAGAGTTAGATGAAAGTAGGTACAAGGTGATGATGGACGGCAGAGATGCAGGCATGCGGCCGTGCGGCCGCATCTATCACAAAATAGTATTGTTCCCCACGGTAACAAAAGAGTCATATctactacattttttttttttcaaaagagtaAAAACAAAATAAGGGACCAAAAAAAAGGGGGGGTAATATAGGGGAATCTTTGATGCGCagtccttcgcttctccttccaCCGTGGCCCTCACACCACCTACTCctcgtcttcctcctcttcctgcaCCCAAAAATGAAGGGTATAAATTAGAGGGAAAAACACAAATTATTGTCTGATCCATTGAAATTTatccagataaaaaaaaaaaaaaaaaaccgtcaCCCCTTCGCTCCCTTCTTCGTCATCCTCATCATCGTTCACCTCAGATTTGGACTTGTCggattcttcttcttcctcatcaTCGTTTTTATTTGGTCCCTCGGACTATTTCACAAGATAAAGGGGGCTTACGTAATTAACGAATTAATTGAAAATAAAAGAATTTGAgacaagaatatatatatatatatatatatatatatatatatatatatatatatatatatatatatatatatatatatatatatatatatattagatgcaAATATCAACCTGTTTCTTATTGTAGGCGGCCATGTTCTTGGTGTACTCGGTCTTGTACTTGTTTGCCTTGGCCACATATGGAGCCTTATCCTGGAATTTTACGAAATCCAACAAAATAGATTCAATGAGAAAAGTtactcaggaaaaaaaaaataataaccgATCTAATATAGAGATCGATCAGAGTGGAATTTTTTTGGGGGAAAAGTGCTCACAGCATCAGACATGGATTTCCACTTATCACCTCCAGCTTTGCCGACCTAATATTTCAAAAtcgaacaaaataaaaagaaattcgAGAAAACAGGATTAAATTAAGAAGCGGAGAGAtctagagaagagagaaagataacAGATTTAGTACTTACCACGGACACCAGCTTGTTATTAGGGTTCTTCTCCTTGAACTGCTTCCTGAACTCCTCCCTGTAGtcaaaaaaccaaagagaagcatCAGAAGATAAATTCCAGAAGCAGATCTAGACCTAGAAaaagacaaaaataaataataaatcggAGCTCACATGAAGACAAAGAAGGCGCTGGGCGGCCTCTTTGGCTTGTTCGGGTCCTTCCCAGCCTTCGCCTTCTTCGCCGTCTTCTTCGCCTTCTCCGTCCCCCTCCTCTTCGTCGAAAGCCTGGAAAATA is a genomic window containing:
- the LOC105055339 gene encoding HMG1/2-like protein, translating into MKGGKSKADTSKKADSKLSTKRRGTEKAKKTAKKAKAGKDPNKPKRPPSAFFVFMEEFRKQFKEKNPNNKLVSVVGKAGGDKWKSMSDADKAPYVAKANKYKTEYTKNMAAYNKKQSEGPNKNDDEEEEESDKSKSEVNDDEDDEEGSEGEEEEDEE